The region TCGGTTAATTCCATAAGAACAACCAGAAAAATTTTCACAAGGATATATGCATGCATGCTGGGACTTAAGACAGTAAAACATGAACAACTGCCTTTTTCACGTGTTGCTGTTTAGCTCACATATAAAGGAGTTATATTTAAGGTGTTGCCTGTGTCCgcttttcacagatttttccaTTACTTTGGTCATACAGATGTTTCAGCACCAACTTCTCTTTTATAAACTAAAACATGGGATTTTCTAGCACAATTACAGGAGCATGCTCTACCAGTGAACAGCTTCTTCAATCAGCACAGCTACATCCGCATCGAGGCACAGAAATTGTCAAGTGTGGTAACTTATCTCCTAGAAACTACTGCCCTATAAGAAGATCATAGCAGTAAGAAAATGCACAGGCTTACTTACAATAGCAATTATCCTGACTAGAAGCAGGGAATGGTTGCTGtatttgggttttcttgttATGTTATTCCTTCTTAGTAGCTTAGATTTCTAAGAAGCTCTGAGACATTTTTCCCCATCTGAAAGTGAggtaaattaattaaaactgaaagtaGAGTATggttacttaaaaaaaaacatggcTGAAGGCTAAgccagtggtttttttctttttattttcttcaaaccaGTGTCCATGCATGCATATACTAAGATACAGTTAATGTGAACATAGGCCCATAGGTCATTGGCTATCTTCATTAGTGTTGGATTAATTGGTTACTGAGTTTGAGGGATATATAGAACAAAGCAGGAGAGCTTCAATAATGAGAGGGTCCTAAGCACGAGGCGCTGAAAAGATCAGATGGCTTTATGCATGGTTCAGCGTTGGAAGTTGCTGCCTAGTTACTGAAATGGATTGGGCTCCTTTCCCTGCAAAatccacaaaatgaaaaaactcATCAGTGTAGAAGTTCACATTCATGGGGGAAAACAACATTTGCTATGGTTACATTTTAGCTGCTGGCAGTTTTTTGCAAACAAAGAGTTGTGCAGTTACTATTTGTGatttaaacaaagcagaaaactgtTATTCCGTCTAACAGGAGTTCTCTTTACCAACCAGTTCTCTTGTGAGAGAGCTTTCTGAGGACCATCCTCACAACGAACATTCTATCTTATCTTTCTGGTCCACACATGCTGAAAATGGAATCTATGCTCACTTTTATCTATTTGCCTAGTTCCTATATCCATATCTAGATTAAGTCTTTCACAAGTTTTCTCTCTTCAAAAATTCCTCTTgactaattaaaaatactttacaaggaaaagaatgaaagcaGTGAAAATCCCTTTCTCTAAGCCATTTATGAGAATGATTTCTTGGCAGCCATCAGGCTGTGCTGATTTTCATATGAGGAGTCATAACAGTTTCAGTTAACTAACTTGCTTTCATATGCATGTTAGTAAAAGCAAGTACTTCAGACCACAGTtacagtgttttgctttgtcttaCTTGGTATGCTGTGTAATGAGTTAGAGATCCATTTTTGGACAAGTGTATTTAGAGGATCTGATTCAATTACACAGACAACTAAAAAAAGTAATGCTAGAAATACTCAATGGAAAGCTTAATAATGCTGTTTTCCAGGATGTTACAAGATAACCACTGTATTCAGCCATGCTCAGACAGTTGTTCTGTGTGTAGGGTGCTCAACTGTCCTGTGTCAGCCTACTGGGGGGAAAGCCAGGCTCACAGAAGGTAAGGGGCAATGTTTAGCAGTCTAAATATTCCATTTAGATAAAGGCATCTATGTATTTATAGCCTGAAAATATCTTAGctttgattttgaaaactgttgGAATGCTTGTTTTACAAATTGCTTAGAGCTGGCTAGTAAAAGCAGTGTCAATGGGCCCTGAATTGCATTTTTTGTTCatattcttgtttttaaatggctaTACAAATATGCCAGGCAGGTAAGCTAAGCTACATCTTGACCACACACACTTGATTTTAGGTGCTTTGACTTGTTGTTTTCTTTAGCCTATCTGTAATAAATACTGCCTATTTGATTCTGAGCTAAGTTTAGACCTTTAAAAGAGTAGGGTGCTTTTGCGAGGCTAAAGAGATTCTGTGCCGCTCCTAGTCAGCGGTGGCttgcctgtttgtttttaaacagtagTAAAGCAAAGCAGTTCCCTGGCTCATGTTACTTaatcaaaatttgttttgtatAAATTATAAGGGAACAAATAACTAATGGTAATTATATACAGATAACTGGTGTAGCACCAGTATCTTGAAACACAACACAGTGTCTGGGGTATGTGAAAAACATTGGAAACACTTGAgggtttaaaaaagaattaaaaaccaaattcagattttattaatgtaaattcaggacaaaaagtaaataatatatGCAAGTGACATATTAGTGCTTATACAATATGCTACTGTACGGGATGTAGTTTATGTGAGGACAGAACACCTGAAGTAAGGCTGTTGAGTAATTGAAAAAGTATCAACACTCCTAGCAGCTGTTTCAGTTTGGGCTTTGTATCACTAAAGGATTGAGCAGTAGACTGAAATTTTAAGACatctggaggaaagaaatagtAAATCTTGTATGACAGCCATGTTATTCTGGTTGAGTTAGAGAAGACTCAAAGTGCTACATGTTCACCTCTTGTGGTAAATTTATTGCATGGGTTTTTCTCCTTAAGTTGGGTGGGCAATTTCCAAGGCAGTCTAACAATTTAAGGACTATTCATATCTATAATCATGTGATTTCTTTACAGGCTGTTCATTTAGAAGAAAGCAACACTGAACACTTCAGCATGTGGTTCTGGATCTGTGTTCCTGAAAGCCTTACCCATTTAAAAATGCCTGTTAATACAACATGTAATTACAATTAATTTCGTAAAAATTATGTGCTACTGGTGACTAACGAGCTGCAATCTCTTTTTCAATAAACAAAGTACAAGTTTCTCCTGCAAGTTTGCAGACAGCTGAGCTTTACCTTTATAATTTTAAACTGCCTTGTTAATTGAGTGGTGTCATTTAATGTAAAAACCTTGGACTGGCTGTGTTCTTCCCCTTGATACTCACCAGCTACAGAAGTGTAATGCGTATAGTGACAGCAACTGCTATAAGAATGTATTTTGTATACCTTACTACTGCAGCTACCCTAACTGTAAGGATTGCAAAATCTAGACAGATTTAATACTGCTCATTTGCTTTCAACATTGCTTTAGTCCCTTTACCATGTTGAGTAATGTAGcgataaataaaaatataaagttaCTCACTGATGTCAGTTGTTGTTCTGGAAtgcatggtttttttcctccctctacTCTGGTCTCAGAACTCCATTTGATACTCTATACTgacatttctattaaaaaaaaaaaaaaagtcccttggaaaacactgaaagcaTTCAGTATAAAGAAGGCATATGGTACATAAGCAACCCTAAGTCAGCAAACTATATTAACAGCTGTAAATGGtatccagtttttaaaaagcaagtacaGCAAAAGCATGCATGTTTTCAGTAATACTTACTTTTTTTGCAATGAGAAAGCAGGgcttttgtttggcttttaaaaGCCATCCTTTTCTAACTGGCTGTtaaaaagtggatttttttttttaaaccatgagAAAACATTCAGTCTTACAAGTAATTTTGCTCAATAATATCTTCAGTTATGTATCAATGTCTCTCAAAGTATCAGGTGTCTTGGTGAGTTAATTACTGTTGGGAATTTCTATTTAACCTGTATTCTTTTTATgacttttaaatgtttgtcaagaaaaaaaaccccaaacctgaaaTTAACAGTTTGTTGCATTTACAAGCTTTATTTCAGTTAAGTCAAACAGTGAACACTTAAAATTACCATATGCAAAAAGTAGgtgttcaaaacaaaaatagacaCACCAATTTAGTATAGATGTCTTTTAAGAAAAGTACAGTTTTTATGTCCGTGCCATACTGTGTTTTCACAATAAAGGTTAATTTAAGAGCAAGTTTATCATGAAAGCTGCTCTTAATTGACAAGACAGTTTCCCACACTTAATGCCAGTCCATCAAATAACTTGTTTCAGAACAAAGATCAAAGTAGCAATATTAATTCAGTTGTGACCATGTGTATTCAGGTGAGGCCAGACTAattcctctgccttctcccacCCTAAAAGATAAGAACTCATGATTAAGTGAATATCAAATCAGAGAAAGTCAGTGACCCATTTTGTTCCATGTACTGGAAGATGAAATTTAGATATCATAGCATCTTCAATACTGTCCATGTGACAGAGgggttgggttgttttggtatttttaaagcctgaagTTACAGAAGATACCGTATAAATAACATGGTATGCACATAAAAAGTTGGTGACTAAACATTCTATGAGGGGAGTGAGACACTATCATTAATATCTTGGTGTTAAGAAATGCCTTAGGCACTTCATTATTCACTTTCACACATACTacaattatttacatttattagTGTTTGGTCATATGCAGACAAGCATAATGGTAAACCTATACCTTCTACATTCTCTCTCTTTGCCTAAATCCAAACACAATAGTCAGTGAGTGAAGCCTGCTTTGTCTCAAGTATGCAAAATGGTTTTCAGGAATAAATATCGTTTGTAAAACATGCGTCATACAAGAAAAGTATGTTATAAATCCTAAAATAAGTGTTACTTTTCACGTTTTCTATGTTTAAAACATTGTATTTGGTCTATTGTTATTCATGTATTCTTCAACAAGAAAACAACTCAGAACTAATTACTCTTGTTACCTGTGTAAAACAGGCAatgacttctgctgctgcatgtttACCCAGATAGCAGGTGCtcaagactggaaaaaaaattgctgctaTTGTAGAAGACACTCACCTCCAGTACTTTAGTATTGGAACTGTCAAACAATATCAAAGACTTCAGTGGAAGAGTAGGTAATTTATTTCCTGACCAAATCAAACTTTGTTCAGAAAGGTTCTCTCTGTTGTCTCTACTGATTTGCTATTACTGCGATAAAGACAGCCCAttattaatgattttaaaaagtgaggttttggtgAGTGGGCTTGAAAACCTAAGCAAATAGTTTAGGTGTGAGCTTTTACTGTTTTAAGGCACAAGAATGGTTATAATTATGACGAGTACTAAACCAGTCCTGCTAGCGTCAATTAAAAATGTAGGTAAAATACTGACACCTCAAAACATGAAATTTTCTGGTTTGTCACTCTTAGGTAATAAGTGTTATTATAGGCAAACTGGTAACAGACATGATAGGATGTCGTTTCCTCACAGGGCAGGTAACAACTATGAAGTTAATACTAAAAGCACTAACTTGGGAAAGAGGCAGGTAAGGCTATCTTCTGCTAGCTGTTATATAAGACGTCTTGCTCCTTAAAttcagagaagcagagctgctgaagagTGCAGGGATACAAGTATTCAAACCTTTGCTGAACGGTATTTTGTTCTGCCTCAGCCTGGAAATACTGTCTGATGTAACTGCACAGGAAAGTGGGCTGGGGTTAAATCTTGGCAATCATAGAGATCTTCCGTGCCATTATGGAATATACAAAATCAGCAAATTCAGATGTTAATGTATTCTTATAGTAAAATTGAAGattagaaaatgcttctttggAACTCTTATCACAATTTCTTGTTCAACCTTGTGCAAAACTAACTCCTTGAGGCAGGTCTCCAAGTGGAAAAAAGGATAGTTTTCAAAACAACCTCTCAAAAGTCTGCAAGACTTCTGCTGCTGGCTTCAAGAATGGGCTTTAAACGTTACTGCATTGAGTTCATATATTCTGTATCTAAAGCAATATCCACATTACAGAATACAGTGCCATTTCTGTCTACCAAAGTTAGCACGTGTATCTCTCAAAACCAATGAGACAGTTTGACAGCTCACCGTGTTGTGCTGTTCAGGCACGTACACTGCGGAAATAATACCCTTATTTCACAGTGAACTAGTTTCACACGTTCTCTGTGTCCcaataaaaatggaagagagGACAtctaaataacaaaaagaatttTACTTACATTACTTTAGCTTCATTCTTTCTAGTAATTAACAATCCACAGCTCTGACAAAAACATACTTCCGGTATAAATCTGCATTCTGGAGGTAGCTTCaagatttgggttttgttgtttgttttttttttttgctttttaagcaaataagaaaagcactatgtgaaaatataaaaatcaacaaaattatttttctttaaaaagtaataccGAACAGTTTTGGCAGACTGGAACTGTGAGAATAACGAATTATGTCTTTGTGTGCTCAAGTCAAGAtgtaacatttttcaaaaatttaatatttaaggTAAATAATTCTGTTGTTATACTTCTCAGTGCAAGAAaacaatgttaatttttttaatcttggcCAAGTGCTTGActggatgagaaaaaaacccagctaaTATAATTTACACACGTACTACAGGAAGTCAAATTTGACTGTTACATTCTCCTTTCCTGTAAGTTAGGGACTTCCCTGAGGGATGAATTCCAGTTACACGTAAGTTTAGCACCACTAGCAGAAGTTAATAAGTGACTTTTTGATGCTTTTTGTTCACATGTTCTTAGTGATCTTAGACTCCAATTACACCCTTCtccatttgtttttcatgtttcagtACAGTGAGTTTAGTTacatgtatctttttttttaatctatatatTGTGCCCGTTTTTCTTTATCAAATTCTCTTGCAATCTTTAAGGCAGTGCTGTTGAGTGACACTGATTGCATATTACAGATAATACTAACAATTACTCCTCTAGGTGGTGCCACTAGTCCAGTATCTATAGCTTCAGAGTCCTGCTCTTCAGGAAGAATTAGGAGGACACTACTTGCCCCCACTGCACCACCTGTATGAGATGCATAGTGTCTCTGCTGTCTGCAACAGCCAtattgttgttttttctctacTACAGCCCAAGCCATTGCGTATTTACCATCCCTGTCCCATGATACTTCCGTTTTTGGCACTGGGGTCCACATCATTGCAACTGTGTCTGGTTTGAGGTACCCAGGAAGAAGTTTGCCATCAGAGCTTTTAAATCGTCCGGCTTGATAACTGTATAACAAGGCATTTCCAAATTTCAGAAGATCACCTACTGATGACACAAAGCCACCACCAGCCCACTTGTAAGAGTTGTCCACGTACGGTGCGTTTACCAGCCGTCCCTTTTTGTTGTAAACATAACACCTAGAATTCAAGAAAATTCAACTTGTCATTCTCAGATACTATGCACAACTGTTTTAGGCTGCCATACattagaagagcaaactgaACACGCGTTAGCTTGTTCTCATGAAACattggaatttttaaaaatctatttttttaagtatatttcttgcagaaaaatcaacaagaatttcagatgggaaaacaaaaattaaggtGACTTCTGAGGTTTGAAGCTTAGTTTCAATAAAAGTACTAATCACTCTACTTATTCTTCAGATATACTAAGAGTAAAGGCAATATACAAATGTGACAGAAATCTATAGATCAGCTAGCACCAGATTTTTCTTGAATTGCCGTACTAGATCTAAAGTGTTTTAAGAAAGAGGAATCCTACTACTACCCTATGTTTAACAGGCACTGAGCTGAAATTTCACTGAAGTCTTAGGTGACTGCTCTGAGACAGCAGTTTCCATTTATGATTGATTTACCCCCAGTGCCCCATTTCAGTTGCCATATACTATGACAACTGAATATTCTGGAACTACCAAGAAAGTGAGAAGCATGAGAGTCTTGCAAAACctattattaaaatacaaattagaaACTACCAATCAGAATTGCAGAATGAACTATCAGGAACAACACAGCAGGACTGCAGACTGCATTAAGCTTTTGAAAGAAGCAGTCCAATCATGACTGGATTCCTTTTCATATGTTGCATGAAATTTATGTTGAGTAAGTATATAATCTGATGAATTTCAACCTTTGGCCTTTAGACCACAAAAGGTCCATGTACTACTTGGAGAGCTGTGAAAAGGAACCATAAattaaaaaggggggggggggggggggcggggggaggcgcAGCATGCAGGCAGGGCAAGCCTACTATCAAACGGTACAGAGATCCATTCCCTATCTACTCTGCACTTATACTGGAAAACTTTTAGGGAACTTCTGAAAGCCATAATGCCAAAAATCAGAAGTTGGCGCAAAGGAAGAGAGCCAAATGGTCCATATCACCATCAGCTCTGCTAGTGACTCAATTTTCTCAGTGTCCCTACAGTCAGTTCTTTTGATCACAATAAAACCTGTTATGACACTAAAATGCTTGGCTTATACCTCTAGAAGATCTAGaacatgaatttttaaacattttcacatCAGTGAAATATAGTATAACCAGACCATTAAACGAACCACAACATGTCAATATGTTCTAATTTGAGGCACCAAGTTTACCTTGCTCTGTTATAGATCATTGCTTCATTGTCATCTAGTACAGTCGATAGCATATCCAAATCACGAAACATTTTTAGCATATAATCTGTAAATTTTTGTCCCGAAGCTCTCTCCACAACGGCACTTAAAAGAGTAAAGCCATAAGTTGAATACAAGAACTGACTACCTTgaaaaaacacaagaaagaaggggggaagaaaaaaagttagacACGTGAGGCTTAAATGGAatctgaagaataaaatataagtAATCACATGTGCAAATAAAACTATATATAGCAATGAATAATCAATTAAAGGACTCCCCCCTCTATCCCCATTTTAATATGATGTGAATCACAAGCTTATGATACTGGGCCCTAGGaatttctgttctgcagcagaCACGGATGCTTCCTAAGTGCAGATAGCTCTGAGAACAGCGCTAAAAAATTTTCAGGGATCTCTATGTACAGCCAGGTTTCAAGCCAAGATGTGAAGACTGACATTTAACATCCTTTCCACAAGGTTTACTGTACCAGTTCTAACAAGAATGTCTAGATTTGGAAAGCTGAAGCAACCATACCATTACTTCTTAAAAGATGCTCACCTACCGTGACTTGTTTGTGTGCCTATATGCTAGAGATGGAATGAGAAGGGTAGTACTCACTCAAGGTTGGCAAAAATCTTGATCACTTTTATCAGTGTTTCTAGTTCTAGTTTTCTAGTTCTAGAAT is a window of Phalacrocorax aristotelis chromosome 7, bGulAri2.1, whole genome shotgun sequence DNA encoding:
- the RPS27L gene encoding ribosomal protein eS27-like isoform X2, whose translation is MPLAKDLVHPSLEDEKRKHKKKRLVQSPNSYFMDVKCPGCYKITTVFSHAQTVVLCVGCSTVLCQPTGGKARLTEGCSFRRKQH